DNA sequence from the Streptomyces sp. HUAS 15-9 genome:
TTGCGGGTGGCGCCGAGCGAGACGACCACGACGTCCGCCTCCACGACGCTCCCGTCGGACAGATGCACGGCACGCACCCGGCCGACCGTGTCGCCCTCCAGCGCGGTGACCATCACACCGGTGCGCAGGTCCACGCCGTTCTCCCGGTGCATGTCCGCGGCGACCGCGCCGATCACCCCGCCCAGGGCACCCGCCAGGGGCGCGCCCGCACGCTCCGCGACGGTGACCGGGATGCCCTGGTCCCGGCAGGCGGAGGCGATCTCCGAACCGGTGAACCCGGCGCCGATGACGAACACCCGGCGCGGACCGGCCTTCATCCGCCGGTGCAGTCCGACCGCGTCGTCCCGGGTCCGCAGCACGAAGACGCCGTCCAGCTGGGCCTCCGGCTCCTTGGGCCAGGGCCGGGCCCGTACGCCGGTCGCGATCAGCAGGCGGTCGTACTCGACCTCGTCACCGTCGGCCAGCCGGACCCGCTTGGCCGTCATGTCGAGGGCGGTCGCGGGGACACCGAGGCGCCACTTGGCGTCGATCTCACGGCGCCGGGGCAGCTCGGTGTGGCGCGGGTCCGCCTTGCCCAGCAGAACCGCCTTGGACAGCGGCGGCCGGTCGTACGGCTCGTACGGCTCGTCGCCGATCAGGGTGAGCGAACCGGCGAAGCCCTCGTCGCGCAGCGTCTCGGCGGCCCGCAGTCCGGCGAGCGAGGCGCCCACGATGACGATCCGGCCCTCGCGCCGGAGCCGGTCCAGGTAGTCAGCTGCCATCGGACGACTCCCCAGCGGGTTGCGAGGGCGCCGCACCCACGCCGTCCAGCCCGTCGGCCGTGATCGCCTGCACGGGGCAGGCGGCGACCGCGCGCGCGAGCCTCTCGCGTTGCTCCTCCTCGGCCCGCGGGTTGTAGACGAGCGACTCCTCACCGTGCATGGCGAAGACATCCGGTGCGAGGAACGCGCACTGCGCGTACCCCTGGCATTTGTTGAGATCGACGACA
Encoded proteins:
- a CDS encoding NAD(P)/FAD-dependent oxidoreductase, encoding MAADYLDRLRREGRIVIVGASLAGLRAAETLRDEGFAGSLTLIGDEPYEPYDRPPLSKAVLLGKADPRHTELPRRREIDAKWRLGVPATALDMTAKRVRLADGDEVEYDRLLIATGVRARPWPKEPEAQLDGVFVLRTRDDAVGLHRRMKAGPRRVFVIGAGFTGSEIASACRDQGIPVTVAERAGAPLAGALGGVIGAVAADMHRENGVDLRTGVMVTALEGDTVGRVRAVHLSDGSVVEADVVVVSLGATRNTEWLTGSGLGAGPRGIACDAGCRAFDFRGIVTDDIFVAGDVARSPHALFGYQFLSLEHWGNAIAQAETAAHNMISPSSDRRPHLWVPAFWSSQFGVNIKSVGVPPMGEELMITQGSLAERRFVGVYGYQGRIIAAVSFDNTRWLEFYERMIETGAPFPVEFPTVDRRPEGRTPVSADFPDPSLPTHGPTVTLSGYSPADRQLVFTPARH
- a CDS encoding ferredoxin codes for the protein MRLVVDLNKCQGYAQCAFLAPDVFAMHGEESLVYNPRAEEEQRERLARAVAACPVQAITADGLDGVGAAPSQPAGESSDGS